The DNA segment AAAGGCAATCAAAAGTTATTGACATATATAGTTCGATTTTAGGTTTCTTAACTATGATCTAAAATTTAATCTTCGGCTTGAACATGCAGTGATCGGAGGTTAGGATTATGGACAAGGAAAGACCATTTGGGTCATTGTTTTGGGAAAGACCATTTGGACCATTGCCTTAGGCCTGGTATGTATTCATTTGTTATAATCATATGTCATTGAtagaagtataaaaaatatctaccgtttgaaatttaaatttattgtttattgatAGAGAAAATCATTGTTAATATCACATGAGAATTGTATTAATGTGCTTAAACTATGTGAATAGTTGTTACAAGTAAAACTTAGGgggaaaaaagtaaatatttttaatgatcattttatactttatatGTTTATGATTTAAGACATTGAAAAATaatcatgaaaaaaattaggcatttaatgatagaaaatgaaatgattagatataacaatttataatattcaaaagttagaaaattaatatgtaaattgataattttatattacacAAATGCAAATTAGTGCTCTAAGGGTAATGGTTAGGTAAGTaaaagatgaatttttttttattgagatgaaaaaaatgtattctCCCATGATTTTCAAGATGCGTTCTAATGTGAGTTCCACTAAAATTGTCTCTTAATTTATTAACAGTGGACACTAATTAACAAAAAGTCTTTAtataacaaatttcttaaagaaaATTTGTCTTTTAAGAACTTTTGCACTTATGCAACGCTTTTCACAAGGTAGAGAAAAAGATGAACCTTGCAAATGTCAATCATTTTCTGTTGTCATCGTCGACAACAGCATTTGATAGATGGAGATACTATGCCTCCATTCAAAACAGagagaaagaacaaaaagaaaaaaaaaatacttgatttttttatatttaatctgGTGTAAGATGCCCACCGTAGTTTTCACTTATTTTAACCATTAATTTTATCTAAAGCACAATATTACTCCATTTTTTCTTCCTACCGTGGGAAAGGAGTTTACCATTCCCACCCTAGTCTTAGcctcaacaaataaaaatagtgttgCAGATGCGAAACTATGGGGGGGAAATGATTTGTAGTTTAAAcagaaatatttttagaagtGAAATGTGGCAAGGGCAaaataagcaaaataaaaaCACCACGAGCATGGAATTTTTAATCGAAGCATTTTCAGGCAATAAGTTCATTTGGGAACAAAGAAGACATAAGTGAAGCAACAAAATCAGACTCACTAGTAAGCCAGCGGAAGGAGTTTTCAAAAGATTCCTTTTCCTTTGGCCACTGACCGAGTCATTTTTTGTAtccaaatagaaacaaaaaaaaattgccatCCATATGAAATGAGCTAGGCAATAGATGGCATATTTTGAGCTTCATTTGAGCTCTTTTTGGACTTGTGCTTTGATTTCTTCTCCCGCTTCTTGCCCCTGTAAAACAAGCCAAAGTTATTATATAACACAATTTTCTCgataaaaaatctttttttgggTGTGTGGATCTATTTAAGGGTAGAGAAAATACTCGTCATGAGAGTGATGACCCCAACAAGACTTCAGTTTTCGGTTGATATGCTTCAATTCCTTCTCAGAAGGACTTTTGTATTTTCTAACCTGCATACAAAATCAAGGCCACACAGTGGTCCATGTAAAACAGAAGTAACCCACGGTTCCCAGCCAATACAAAATGTTGATTTGGAATTACACATTTGTTCGGTTAAAGGACAAACATTAGAATGAGAAACAATTACCCAAGAATCAATTGCATCCAGTGATTCAGAAAGCTCGGACATTGTATGCATGGAATTCTCACGGGAAAAAATACCCCTAAGATAACTGCAATTAAGTGCGAGTGTAAAGAGTATGCTACAATTTGGGTCAAAGAATATGCTACAATATCACACCCAAGGCAGGCCATTTTGTTACATGACTTTGtaacaaataataacaaaagggaaaagaacAGGGGGAATGGTTAGAATAAATTATCGCAAAGAAACATGTGAAGCAATAATAAGTACCTGTCAAAGTCAATGACTCTGTGGAGTGCATTTGAGTTGCGTAAAGCAGCCAAGGCCAACTGCATCCAAAGTCACAAACAGGTAGTTAGATTTTCgagtaaaatgtttaaaaaaagaaaactgaacTAGAATATTGAAATCTAGATTGATTAGAAAATGTTAAGTTGCAAATCAGTAATTGTGAAGTTTTCTGTTTTAGGAAACCCTAGCAAgcatattttcaatttcgaaacAATCAACTGaagtttaaaaaagaataatggtTAATCAATTTGCATAGAAGTAATGGTTGACCACTCTTTCTGACATGGATTACTTGTTTTCCgctgaataaatttattttaaatctttgGTAAAGGCAATGCAGAACAAGAATTTTTTTGGCTGCTGTTTGTAACAAAACCACTGCTACAAGGAAATTTCAATATTTACAGATTATTTTAAGAATACCTGCCCAGGAGGAAATAAAAGTGGTGCATCTGTAAGCATCATTTTATCAACTTCAAATCTTGCTGTCTCTTGCAAAGTCTATATGCATCAGGAGAAAGTTTAACATAAGACAAGGAAGTTATTTGAACACCAATAAGTCAATGAACATGTCCAGGTAAAGAGGACGTATATAGTTTAATATACCTACAGAAGAACAATGGTTAAACggataaaaattagttttccaTGAGAGAAGGGAATAAAGGAAACAATAACTAAACACATTGGAAGTGCATTGGGAAAGTGTCAGATGTGAGAAtagcaaatgttttttttttgctcagcaaatgTTGATCATCGATATAAGATTAAATGATCAAGATTAACTCTGCACAGCCTTAAGACCCTTTATTTTTATAAGGGCAGTCTTTTAGTAATTAATGCTCAATATTTGGCCAAATGCCAAGTATtccatttaattgaaatataaaaaataaaaaatcaatatatttaaaGTGGGACAAATGGATAAATGGATCGACATCATCTGCAGTCTAGAAAAAAAACTGCAAGCTGTGAAGTTCCCaatgtaatgatttaaatatattattctaaaataaattttagctaTAGAATACGAATAATGGGtacatttgttaataattttagaaagagattataatgtaaaataatataatgtagtgattatattttagagatttaaaaaaaaaactaatttatgatTGTTTACAATcataaaatcacttttaaaagaGTTGGTTTTTATTAGAAGCTATTTCAAAATAGCTTCTGATTTTAAtcagattttagatttttttcagCTTATGATTATTTTGAAAAGCTCACACAAATGCATGAAAACCTTCTAAAAGtgattattaaaaacaaaaaggagactttttatgaaaaataaaaactgtaACAAACAGGCCCAATAACCACTAATTGTCACAAGAGAGGGAGGGGGGGTACCAGATGCACATcctacatataaaataaaaagccaAAGGAATTTCATCTGCTCACAGTCACAACAATGTGCTCGGCCAGACAATTACATTGAACAATAGGATTACTAGTACCTTGAGCATTTCAAGCTGGTTATCACCAGCATTAAAGAATTCCTGTCAATGCCAATAGTCacaatttttagaataaaataaaatcattgaaaaataagatttattcTGACTATTTGAGATgcagaaataatttttaaaaatgcatcATTTTAAAAAGTTCCACTCATGGGCCAACCAGACAAACCTCCATATCATTTATAAAACCTTCAACTGAGCGATATGGTGCATACACAATAAGATCAAATTCCAAACTCTGCAAAACAAGGGTTTCTTGTCATAgatgaacaaaaacaaaaaataagaaagagacCATTTTGTTATTTGAGGCCTATCCATGCCTGATAAACTATCATCTCATTATTGAGAATCATTTGATGATCCTGTGATATCCCCTTACCAAGCTCCTCAGCTGACacatgattttcttctattttacaGGCAGCATATATGCAGGTCAACCTGTGAAAAAGTTTGATCTGACATACTGAGAAGCTAACAAGTaaataaaaacttgaaaactgATGACTAACCAGGTACAATCATCCTAACCAATTtcaacatattaaaataaatttaagtaatGAATTCACTATTATGATCAATTAGTTTCAGTTCCAACTTAATATTGCCAAAAAAAACAAGTGTGATACATAGGTCCTCATAAGACTGAGGCAAATCTTACATAATGTGTTTTGGTTGATGTTCCATCACTGACCATTGCAGATAGAATCTTTTAAAATAGATAAGGGCTGTTGCCTGTATATCATAAactatttcaaaatattgaaaaaagaaaacagtaTTGCCCTAACAGCTCATTAGCACAGACTGGTTCACAGTTACATTTAAAATATCAGGAGGAAAGCTTGCATACCTGGATCTTATGAGGGAAGCGGAAATTGTTACATACTTCTTGTAGCTTGTTTTCATAAAATACCTTTATACATTGTTCTTCTTCAATAGTAAGAGGTTTTGTTCGAGAATGCTTTTCAGCTGACATAAAATACTACACTTGTGAACAgtagaaaatagaaatttaCACAGACAATCAAGGGgaacaaaaccaaatgaaatactttgaaaacaaataaagattaaaagacATAATGCTATCTACATATTGAGGGAAAAAAATGAGTGAAATTTACACTAATAACATTACCACTATCCTTTGCAGTCATTTGGGGTTCAGGATATGACAACGACCCATCAACATCTACTTCCATTAGTGTTGCTccacactttaaaaaaaaaaaatagtcatcaGCAGCCAGATAATAAAGCTTAATAGGATACCATGAAATATTATGGAGGCATTTGGAAGAGCTTCTGAGGAGCTTATTTCAGCTTATGAAAATAGCTTATGACTCCCATAGGctcattttactttatttcaacaaatttattggCGTAcgttatcaaaataaattcgttttaattttaacttattggAATAAGCTCTCATGTGACAAGAGCTTATTGAATAAGTGTTTAACTAAGTTGTTTACCCAAATGCACTTGCAGGTTAAAACTCTCATTAGAGTACAAAGAAATTTATAAGGCTAGGGGAAAGTCTGCATACCTTCTCTAGAATTTGTTTGGCTCTCTGATTGGCAGCTCTATATTTCTCAACCTAAAACATAAATAgatataagaaaaacaaaaaaaaaaaaaagagtagattGCACACATAATATAACAGAGAATATCAGAATATTCTATATTCCTTGAAGCCCCtctggtgcagaaaaattagaTCAGCCTCTGTTGGGGGAACAAATGTGACtatgaatattaatttaaaatgaatagaAAAGACAGAAACAAAACAAGTACCAGCTGTTGAGGGGAGAAAATCCACTTGGCTCTGTGGGTAGAGGTCTGAAAATCAGCCATGACCGATCAGGAATTCTAACCGAGGAGCCT comes from the Glycine soja cultivar W05 chromosome 6, ASM419377v2, whole genome shotgun sequence genome and includes:
- the LOC114416031 gene encoding cyclin-H1-1-like isoform X1; the protein is MADFQTSTHRAKWIFSPQQLVEKYRAANQRAKQILEKCGATLMEVDVDGSLSYPEPQMTAKDSAEKHSRTKPLTIEEEQCIKVFYENKLQEVCNNFRFPHKIQATALIYFKRFYLQWSVMEHQPKHIMLTCIYAACKIEENHVSAEELGKGISQDHQMILNNEMIVYQSLEFDLIVYAPYRSVEGFINDMEEFFNAGDNQLEMLKVLVILLFNTLQETARFEVDKMMLTDAPLLFPPGQLALAALRNSNALHRVIDFDSYLRGIFSRENSMHTMSELSESLDAIDSWVRKYKSPSEKELKHINRKLKSCWGHHSHDEGKKREKKSKHKSKKSSNEAQNMPSIA
- the LOC114416031 gene encoding cyclin-H1-1-like isoform X2 → MADFQTSTHRAKWIFSPQQLVEKYRAANQRAKQILEKCGATLMEVDVDGSLSYPEPQMTAKDSAEKHSRTKPLTIEEEQCIKVFYENKLQEVCNNFRFPHKIQATALIYFKRFYLQWSVMEHQPKHIMLTCIYAACKIEENHVSAEELGKGISQDHQMILNNEMIVYQSLEFDLIVYAPYRSVEGFINDMEEFFNAGDNQLEMLKTLQETARFEVDKMMLTDAPLLFPPGQLALAALRNSNALHRVIDFDSYLRGIFSRENSMHTMSELSESLDAIDSWVRKYKSPSEKELKHINRKLKSCWGHHSHDEGKKREKKSKHKSKKSSNEAQNMPSIA